Proteins from one candidate division KSB1 bacterium genomic window:
- a CDS encoding glycosyltransferase family 4 protein has product MLTCWSPKYDIPLIQKITALGLDDPLAVEARSLGRLKSRIQRQAKVIVPTAKILEDRCRQSAISLRSIRRIPDGVDTTLFHPVAASHKMELRRRLQMPEDKIVLLMVGGVTFRKGLDMLVHALNGLDAEIKRKTRLWVIGPTINQHTLEQFDPEFFQYTQHIKSLIQEFGLEDMVQFKGRKRNIDEYMQAADVLVHPSRNEGQPSSLLEAMASGLPPLVNRLPGITDEIVQAGCYGYLVNCSDIPLFTAALRVLINNKALRERLGEKARRHVCAHYDLDVIARKYVALYSRVLDHEPCRYRKNIRSLKGQPKNG; this is encoded by the coding sequence GTGTTAACATGCTGGTCTCCAAAATATGATATCCCTCTGATCCAAAAAATAACCGCATTGGGTCTGGATGATCCCCTGGCCGTTGAAGCGCGGTCGCTGGGAAGACTGAAATCGAGGATTCAGCGGCAGGCCAAAGTGATCGTGCCCACCGCAAAAATTCTGGAAGACCGATGCCGCCAAAGCGCTATTTCGCTGCGCTCTATCCGGCGTATTCCCGATGGTGTGGATACCACTTTGTTTCATCCGGTGGCAGCCTCGCACAAAATGGAGCTGCGCCGGCGACTGCAGATGCCGGAAGACAAGATCGTGTTGTTAATGGTGGGCGGAGTCACTTTTCGTAAAGGACTGGATATGCTTGTCCATGCTTTGAACGGACTGGATGCTGAAATAAAGCGTAAAACCCGACTCTGGGTGATCGGTCCTACAATCAATCAGCATACCCTGGAACAATTTGATCCAGAGTTTTTCCAGTATACCCAGCACATAAAGTCCCTGATTCAGGAGTTCGGGCTGGAGGATATGGTACAATTTAAAGGGCGGAAGCGAAATATTGATGAATACATGCAGGCGGCTGATGTGCTGGTACATCCCAGTCGCAACGAAGGTCAGCCCAGTTCGCTTTTGGAAGCCATGGCTTCGGGATTGCCGCCGCTCGTCAATCGGCTTCCCGGTATTACAGATGAAATTGTACAGGCCGGCTGTTACGGCTATCTGGTAAACTGTTCGGATATTCCTCTGTTTACGGCTGCACTGCGGGTGTTGATTAATAATAAAGCTCTGCGCGAGCGCCTGGGCGAAAAGGCCCGGCGCCATGTCTGTGCGCATTATGATCTGGATGTCATTGCCAGGAAATATGTGGCGCTTTATTCACGGGTTCTTGATCACGAACCCTGCCGCTACAGGAAAAATATTCGATCATTGAAAGGACAGCCGAAAAATGGATGA
- a CDS encoding class I SAM-dependent methyltransferase: MDDTQRYYRELTAFRDIVQQNDPGQKFEKILVLGCGNGQEAVMMQRLFDTATVGIDIHENFVPGLSAEIELVSYDGVDLPFPADSFDMVYSYHVLEHVEHPRNLISNVQRVLRPSGVFYLGVPNKDRIVGYFGMKNRTLWQKVTFNIRDWHKRLTNQWKNPMAHAGFSHTELEELLNSYFTSVSAVSKDYYLNKWPQLERFLHLLWQNGWHRRMSPSLYMLAQK; encoded by the coding sequence ATGGATGACACGCAGCGGTACTATCGGGAATTGACAGCGTTTCGCGATATTGTACAGCAGAATGATCCCGGACAAAAGTTTGAAAAAATTCTGGTACTGGGATGCGGTAACGGGCAAGAAGCCGTTATGATGCAGAGACTATTTGACACTGCAACGGTTGGAATCGATATCCATGAGAATTTTGTGCCCGGATTGTCTGCCGAGATTGAACTGGTGTCCTATGACGGCGTGGATTTGCCGTTTCCGGCCGATAGTTTTGATATGGTTTATTCATATCATGTATTAGAACACGTTGAGCATCCCCGGAACCTGATTTCTAACGTTCAACGCGTCCTGAGACCGAGCGGCGTTTTTTATCTGGGGGTACCCAATAAGGACAGAATTGTGGGTTATTTCGGTATGAAAAACCGAACCCTGTGGCAAAAAGTAACATTCAATATTCGCGATTGGCATAAACGCCTCACTAATCAATGGAAGAATCCGATGGCGCACGCCGGGTTCTCACATACGGAGCTTGAAGAACTTTTAAATTCATATTTTACGTCTGTTTCTGCGGTTTCTAAAGATTATTATTTAAACAAATGGCCGCAGTTGGAAAGGTTTTTGCATCTGCTATGGCAAAACGGCTGGCATCGCAGAATGTCGCCGTCGCTTTATATGTTGGCACAAAAATAA
- a CDS encoding glycosyltransferase family 4 protein has protein sequence MGTRWLNTIVDNGVQWFGGGSTQRMPLTADGGKARPLGSEQKTQTVFEKQNIKNAGRTLIIVQNLPVPFDRRVWLEACTLNKSGCQVSVICPKSEQYSKSFEQIQDIAVYRYHMPVEARGIFGYLFEFVYAWLATALLSLRVLKNEGFDVIQACNPPDTFFLLAAIYKLFGKKFIFDHHDLSPEMFAAKFTARHPMLFKGLCILERLTLKTADVVISTNESYKKVAVSRGRRKPEDVYVLRTGPDLSKLQLHAPNPFFRHGKRYLVTYLGEMCSQDGVDYMLHAVDYIVHHLKRNDIQFVLMGGGPAMPEYREMSQKMGLSDWVRFTGRVSDPVLSQYLSTSDICIAPDPMNSWTNSSTMNKVLEYMSFAKPVISFDLKETRVSAGESALYIPANDTDAMGRAVIDLLADPISRTRMGYHGYLRVHQKLSWTHTHHNLLRAYMRFFPVSLTEPSQDSPESIPMPRTLSLSFLTAGMTKVAGGE, from the coding sequence ATGGGTACGAGATGGTTAAATACCATAGTAGACAACGGCGTTCAATGGTTTGGCGGCGGCAGCACGCAACGCATGCCTCTGACTGCGGATGGAGGAAAAGCAAGGCCTTTAGGTTCTGAACAAAAAACACAAACTGTATTTGAAAAACAGAACATTAAAAATGCCGGCAGAACGCTGATCATTGTTCAAAATTTGCCCGTACCGTTTGACCGGCGTGTCTGGCTGGAAGCCTGCACGCTGAATAAAAGCGGTTGTCAGGTATCTGTGATTTGTCCGAAATCCGAGCAATATTCCAAAAGTTTTGAACAAATCCAGGATATTGCCGTCTATCGTTACCACATGCCCGTGGAAGCGCGTGGCATTTTCGGTTATCTGTTCGAGTTTGTTTATGCGTGGCTGGCCACGGCGCTGCTGTCGCTCCGGGTCCTGAAAAATGAAGGCTTTGACGTGATTCAAGCCTGTAATCCGCCGGACACTTTTTTTCTGCTGGCAGCGATTTACAAATTGTTTGGCAAAAAGTTTATCTTTGATCACCATGATCTTTCCCCGGAAATGTTTGCAGCCAAGTTTACGGCTCGTCATCCGATGTTGTTCAAAGGTTTGTGCATTCTGGAACGGCTGACCCTGAAAACCGCGGATGTGGTTATTTCCACCAATGAATCTTATAAAAAAGTAGCTGTAAGCCGGGGAAGGCGCAAGCCTGAGGATGTGTATGTGCTGCGCACCGGACCTGATCTGAGCAAACTGCAGCTGCATGCCCCGAATCCGTTTTTCCGGCACGGGAAACGTTATCTGGTCACTTATTTGGGTGAAATGTGCTCCCAGGACGGTGTGGATTATATGCTGCATGCCGTCGATTATATTGTTCATCACTTGAAACGTAATGATATTCAGTTTGTGTTGATGGGCGGCGGTCCGGCCATGCCCGAATACAGGGAAATGAGTCAAAAAATGGGACTCTCCGATTGGGTGCGTTTTACCGGTCGGGTTTCCGACCCTGTGCTGAGTCAATATCTGTCCACTTCAGATATATGTATTGCTCCGGATCCGATGAATTCATGGACTAATTCATCTACGATGAACAAGGTGCTTGAATATATGAGTTTTGCCAAACCCGTCATCTCGTTTGATCTCAAGGAAACCCGGGTCTCTGCCGGGGAATCAGCCCTGTATATTCCGGCAAATGATACCGATGCCATGGGCCGCGCGGTAATCGATCTGCTGGCTGATCCGATCTCCCGTACTCGAATGGGATACCACGGTTATTTGCGTGTGCACCAAAAATTATCCTGGACACATACTCACCACAATTTGCTGCGGGCTTATATGCGATTTTTCCCGGTTTCTCTAACCGAACCGTCGCAAGATTCTCCGGAATCTATTCCAATGCCCCGCACGTTATCGCTTTCGTTTTTGACCGCCGGTATGACCAAAGTTGCCGGAGGTGAATAG
- a CDS encoding glycosyltransferase family 39 protein: MAFTNMRLTRSKTAFFLFLALFIGSTIRFVYIARLDPGVHWPDEQDFMTLAENLAHGRGFALEGEPTAFRAPGYPLFLAPWSWLSAWSATLIRALHVFLNLLIMILVFILTRRFFSKIAALLAVWIIAFYPYYIFLTGTVLSELWFILLLLGSTFLLCLYRDQPLRSLLFAAGILMGTAVLTRPSAVILAAAAMLWLFTVVKKQYRKVIPLFVLGMIVIVLPWMARNRIVMGRCSITLNGGRNLWLGNNPETTVNSGSDIDLPPELKAKMYSSSEVKADSIYKTQAFSFIREHPMHTAGLWLQKGLALWRPGPSPTTGGYTKRGTCIRLASYLSYGPVFMLAVLSWFWADRRKRGIIRLWIYYAAGFTVLHAMFITKVRFRLPLDVFLIILAAYAAVRIYEKYRIGPLE, encoded by the coding sequence ATGGCATTTACAAATATGCGCTTGACTAGATCAAAAACAGCCTTTTTCCTTTTCCTGGCTCTGTTTATCGGCAGTACAATACGTTTTGTTTATATTGCCCGTCTCGACCCGGGGGTCCATTGGCCGGATGAACAGGATTTTATGACTCTGGCTGAAAATCTTGCACACGGACGCGGCTTTGCACTTGAGGGAGAACCGACTGCTTTTCGCGCGCCCGGATACCCGTTGTTTCTGGCGCCCTGGTCATGGTTGAGTGCATGGTCGGCAACTTTGATTCGGGCCTTGCACGTATTTCTTAACCTGTTGATCATGATACTGGTATTTATATTGACCCGCCGGTTTTTTTCAAAAATCGCCGCCCTGCTTGCGGTCTGGATTATCGCCTTTTATCCCTATTACATTTTTTTAACCGGCACAGTGCTGTCGGAACTCTGGTTCATTCTCTTGCTGCTCGGCAGTACTTTTTTGCTTTGCCTCTATCGCGATCAGCCGTTGCGTTCGCTGCTTTTTGCAGCCGGTATTCTGATGGGAACAGCTGTATTAACCCGTCCATCGGCTGTGATCCTTGCGGCTGCAGCGATGCTGTGGCTGTTTACGGTTGTTAAGAAACAATATCGTAAAGTTATTCCGCTGTTCGTCCTGGGAATGATTGTTATCGTTTTGCCCTGGATGGCGCGAAATCGGATTGTGATGGGACGCTGCAGTATAACCTTGAACGGCGGTCGCAATTTGTGGCTCGGGAACAATCCTGAAACCACAGTCAACAGCGGCAGCGATATTGATCTGCCGCCCGAATTGAAAGCAAAAATGTACAGCAGTTCAGAAGTAAAAGCCGATTCTATTTACAAAACACAAGCGTTTTCGTTTATTCGGGAACATCCGATGCACACGGCCGGGCTCTGGCTGCAAAAAGGGCTGGCGCTGTGGCGCCCCGGACCTTCGCCCACAACCGGAGGTTACACAAAGCGCGGAACTTGTATCCGTTTGGCGAGTTACCTATCGTATGGTCCTGTTTTTATGTTGGCTGTGTTGAGCTGGTTTTGGGCAGACCGGCGCAAACGCGGGATTATACGCCTGTGGATATATTATGCGGCGGGATTTACCGTGCTGCATGCGATGTTTATTACCAAAGTACGATTCCGGCTGCCTCTGGATGTTTTTTTGATTATTCTGGCCGCCTATGCAGCGGTGCGCATCTATGAAAAATACAGAATTGGACCTCTCGAATAA
- a CDS encoding C25 family cysteine peptidase, translated as MDLIFDSLSVTQRVRDGNVVGSISIPQCRTLYTPGFPEVPADHLLLGIPPTGTPGLEIVSQHIETRQIPMPLIDDEHVLSFSNRESDWFPARIAELGEPAVMRNQRVVPVRLYPVRYQKSTQMLQVVRSLRLRIRFDGATSSMGALSAETAFEPVYRTLLDNFESSRPWRLSGKPQGAGLAKTGAKDAYDHPRYKIELYKDGVYGITGRELADAGADITQIDPNTITLSNRGEQIPVLVLGKGDRALNYNDRIVFIGEHNRGDYSYNSYYSDTNVYVLSWGQSNAQRFAKVLCIPEGTETDTLNASETTLHLEQDVQYRRLVGYDDPTQDHWFWQRFEDGASYDVNVNLPAVNNAFPLYVRAGFYGVTSSSEAEVDHHVVVYLGGTRLGDAYADGMVPFEYKSPQSLVPDLTDTSTVRFEMPGDLDVPADHVYFNWVAVDYTQNHTARNGLLKLKLSNTDQVVQAKGFSNDNVLMLSKDGRHFVQPEVRHTQEGYAYCFKQSSLVSTTLYMIETDRLKSVKTIRKDDPSDLKQPGQVADYVIISHMDFADQARRLADFRTSQGYQAMVVDIEDVYDEFSDGLYDPRAIRRFLKYAYENWSVSPLYVLLMGDTTYEMDKWLHKPDIRPSYVPSMMQYTKTFGFTSSDNYFVAVAGEDILPDMYIGRLPVASVENAEHMVQKIIDYETQGDVKEWRRNICLATGDEDFFDLCGQHAAENVIPDRYIVNWASTRYSSPYYSTTEDLINWINSGQSVITFIVHGASEQIADKRLLHVDDMPRLTNQNRYPFGIALSCYLSHFDHPTDESFGEKLLIAKDKGLLALFGSVGKSYQYIDYYMNESLFNTICSSSATTLGEIVNRVKYDLLATSSEFWEPIVNYVLLGDPASNLQLTRDLIDLTFSDKVLASGETLTVSGSIKNAAAGTVYCSLWTLSDSLIRTRSFPVTNGRFSGNLVTYSSALASKLNRHEGIGVVRAYFSDGNRDAAGAERFGLAKPLVDSVYTLPRYPQIGDSVHMVLNIDPGVVEEVNGIESVELQWSLNEQNWNLVEMMWNEDAWITREPVVQEYSRPVYYRLEIVSGNGNTTLTDVYSYRVNRHPDLRISGDVSLVQKEEGTCLRVPLENVGESACSEFGIKVLKGLDTRVANRWIENYRVRHMPAARDSVIYIPTPQVEPGGLNLVFILDADNEIKEERESNNVSTAQLLLATPEQGTAGQHFWPGRNIAVEMAPGVLSRTASLHLTLVGNDTLLRSAEQAMLQPLNGTDGKKMIYHIKVGEETRNLNGDFSISARVGNLDSRQTADIRWFAWNERRNGWQGLQTEQKDSLVKADCPANCRRFGLMLSRDNQGPRIHVGVEGQNFANGDLVNRHPTFTLLLKDSSGIHVDPSQLSVFLDGQKVADENIGISIERESQKTALLTYSPDISSGSHQLRIEGTDVVGNTTVKQVQFNVASEFSLEFLANHPNPFYEETTFAFLLTDMASRVSLKVFTVSGKRIRTFERIDISGYQEIAWDGRDEWGNELANGVYYLKFTAVQGGKRIERIVKLAKLR; from the coding sequence GTGGACCTGATTTTTGATTCACTTTCCGTCACCCAACGCGTGCGCGACGGGAATGTGGTCGGTTCAATTTCCATCCCGCAGTGCCGAACTTTGTACACTCCCGGCTTTCCCGAAGTCCCTGCTGACCATTTGCTGCTGGGGATTCCGCCGACCGGTACGCCCGGACTGGAGATTGTCTCGCAGCATATCGAAACTCGGCAAATCCCGATGCCCCTCATTGACGATGAACACGTGCTGTCCTTTTCGAACCGGGAATCTGACTGGTTTCCGGCGCGCATTGCCGAACTGGGTGAACCGGCGGTGATGCGTAACCAGCGGGTTGTCCCCGTGCGTCTTTATCCGGTTCGCTATCAAAAATCAACTCAGATGCTGCAGGTTGTCCGCTCCTTGCGTTTGCGTATCCGTTTTGACGGCGCAACATCAAGCATGGGCGCCCTGTCGGCAGAGACCGCATTTGAACCCGTCTATCGGACACTTTTGGATAATTTTGAAAGCAGCCGTCCCTGGCGCCTGTCCGGCAAGCCGCAGGGAGCCGGGCTTGCAAAAACCGGCGCTAAAGATGCATACGATCACCCGCGCTATAAAATTGAGCTCTACAAAGACGGGGTTTATGGAATAACCGGCCGGGAACTCGCTGATGCCGGGGCGGATATCACACAAATTGATCCCAATACGATCACTCTGTCAAATCGGGGCGAACAGATTCCCGTTCTGGTGCTGGGCAAAGGAGACCGCGCCCTGAATTATAACGACCGGATTGTGTTCATCGGTGAACACAACCGGGGTGATTATTCTTATAATTCTTACTATTCGGATACCAATGTTTATGTGCTCAGCTGGGGACAGTCCAATGCACAGCGGTTCGCCAAGGTGTTGTGTATACCGGAAGGAACCGAAACGGATACCCTGAATGCGTCCGAAACCACCCTGCATTTGGAACAGGATGTTCAGTACCGGCGATTGGTTGGCTATGATGATCCCACCCAGGATCACTGGTTCTGGCAGCGCTTCGAAGACGGCGCGTCTTATGATGTGAATGTCAATTTGCCGGCTGTGAACAATGCCTTTCCGCTGTATGTTCGTGCCGGATTTTACGGTGTGACATCATCAAGCGAGGCTGAGGTTGATCATCATGTGGTGGTTTACCTGGGCGGGACACGCCTGGGTGATGCTTATGCCGACGGCATGGTTCCTTTTGAATATAAAAGTCCGCAATCTCTCGTTCCTGATCTGACGGATACCAGCACAGTACGGTTTGAAATGCCGGGAGACCTTGATGTGCCGGCGGACCATGTCTATTTCAACTGGGTGGCTGTCGACTATACTCAAAATCATACAGCCCGGAACGGTCTGTTAAAACTCAAGCTCTCGAACACCGATCAGGTCGTCCAGGCTAAAGGATTTTCAAACGATAATGTGTTGATGCTGAGCAAAGACGGTCGTCACTTTGTGCAGCCGGAGGTTCGTCATACACAGGAGGGATACGCCTATTGTTTCAAGCAGTCCTCCCTGGTGTCCACCACCCTGTACATGATTGAGACGGACCGGCTAAAGTCAGTGAAAACCATCCGCAAAGATGATCCGTCTGATCTCAAACAACCGGGTCAGGTTGCCGATTATGTGATCATCAGCCATATGGATTTTGCAGATCAGGCCAGGCGACTGGCGGATTTCAGAACATCGCAGGGGTACCAGGCCATGGTCGTTGATATCGAAGATGTGTACGACGAATTCAGCGACGGTCTCTACGATCCGCGCGCCATTCGCCGGTTTCTGAAATACGCTTATGAAAACTGGTCTGTTTCGCCTCTTTACGTACTCTTGATGGGAGATACTACGTATGAAATGGATAAATGGCTGCACAAACCGGATATCCGCCCCTCCTATGTACCCAGTATGATGCAGTACACCAAAACATTCGGATTTACCTCCAGTGATAATTATTTTGTAGCTGTAGCGGGAGAGGATATTCTACCGGATATGTATATCGGCCGCCTGCCGGTGGCGTCTGTTGAAAACGCCGAACATATGGTACAAAAAATTATAGATTATGAAACGCAAGGGGATGTCAAGGAGTGGCGCCGCAATATCTGCCTGGCAACCGGGGATGAAGATTTTTTTGATTTGTGCGGTCAGCATGCCGCGGAAAATGTCATTCCCGATCGATACATAGTCAATTGGGCGTCCACGCGTTATTCCTCTCCTTATTACAGCACCACCGAAGATCTGATCAACTGGATCAATTCCGGTCAGTCTGTGATTACCTTTATTGTTCACGGCGCCAGCGAACAGATCGCGGACAAGCGGCTGCTGCATGTGGATGATATGCCGAGGCTGACCAATCAAAACCGTTATCCGTTCGGCATTGCTTTATCCTGTTATCTGAGCCACTTTGACCATCCGACTGATGAGTCCTTTGGTGAAAAATTACTGATTGCTAAAGACAAGGGACTTTTGGCGCTGTTCGGGTCTGTAGGCAAGTCTTATCAGTATATTGATTATTATATGAACGAATCGCTTTTCAATACCATTTGCTCATCTTCAGCCACCACTTTGGGTGAAATTGTTAACCGGGTCAAATACGATCTGCTTGCCACGTCATCCGAGTTTTGGGAACCGATCGTCAATTATGTGCTTTTGGGTGATCCGGCTTCGAACTTGCAGCTCACCCGTGATCTGATTGACTTGACTTTTTCAGATAAAGTGCTGGCGTCCGGCGAAACGCTGACGGTTTCCGGCAGTATCAAAAATGCAGCCGCCGGTACCGTTTACTGTTCTTTATGGACCCTGAGTGATTCTCTGATCAGAACCCGCTCATTTCCCGTGACCAACGGCCGGTTTTCCGGAAACCTGGTAACCTATTCCTCTGCCCTGGCGTCCAAACTGAATCGGCATGAGGGAATCGGGGTGGTGAGAGCTTATTTTTCAGACGGGAACCGGGACGCCGCAGGAGCCGAACGTTTTGGTCTGGCCAAACCCCTTGTTGATTCCGTGTACACTCTGCCCCGGTATCCGCAGATCGGAGATTCGGTGCATATGGTGCTAAACATCGATCCGGGGGTGGTCGAGGAAGTCAATGGAATAGAATCAGTTGAGCTGCAGTGGTCTTTGAATGAGCAGAACTGGAATTTGGTAGAGATGATGTGGAATGAGGATGCCTGGATCACCCGTGAACCCGTGGTTCAGGAATACAGCCGGCCGGTTTATTACCGGCTGGAGATCGTCAGCGGCAACGGCAATACAACGCTGACGGATGTATACAGCTATCGTGTGAACCGTCATCCGGATCTGAGAATTAGCGGAGATGTGAGCTTGGTGCAAAAGGAGGAAGGGACATGTCTGCGGGTGCCTTTGGAAAATGTCGGAGAATCCGCTTGTTCAGAGTTTGGGATCAAAGTGCTTAAAGGTCTGGATACACGAGTGGCCAATCGATGGATCGAAAATTACCGGGTCAGGCATATGCCTGCGGCGCGCGATTCCGTGATTTATATTCCGACTCCTCAAGTTGAGCCAGGCGGCCTGAATCTGGTTTTTATCCTGGATGCCGATAACGAAATCAAGGAAGAACGCGAAAGCAATAATGTGAGCACTGCTCAGCTTTTGCTGGCCACTCCGGAGCAGGGCACTGCTGGTCAGCATTTCTGGCCGGGGCGGAACATTGCTGTAGAAATGGCGCCCGGTGTATTGTCGCGCACAGCATCGTTGCATCTGACTCTGGTTGGAAACGATACTTTGCTGCGGTCGGCTGAGCAGGCGATGCTTCAGCCTTTGAACGGGACGGACGGCAAAAAAATGATTTATCACATTAAAGTGGGTGAAGAGACCCGGAACCTGAACGGCGATTTTAGTATTTCCGCCCGGGTCGGGAATCTGGACAGCCGGCAGACTGCGGATATACGCTGGTTTGCATGGAATGAACGCCGCAACGGCTGGCAGGGTCTGCAAACTGAGCAGAAAGACAGCCTTGTGAAAGCGGACTGTCCGGCAAACTGCCGGCGCTTTGGATTGATGCTGAGCCGTGACAACCAGGGCCCGCGCATTCATGTGGGAGTGGAAGGCCAGAATTTTGCAAACGGCGACCTGGTGAACCGCCATCCCACGTTCACTTTGTTGCTAAAAGATTCAAGCGGTATTCACGTGGACCCGTCTCAATTGTCTGTTTTTCTGGATGGGCAAAAAGTGGCGGATGAAAATATCGGAATTTCCATCGAGCGGGAATCGCAAAAAACGGCGTTATTAACCTATTCTCCGGACATTTCTTCCGGCTCACATCAGCTCCGGATTGAGGGAACGGATGTTGTCGGCAATACCACGGTGAAACAGGTACAATTTAATGTCGCATCCGAATTTTCACTCGAGTTTCTCGCCAATCATCCCAATCCCTTTTATGAGGAAACGACGTTTGCATTTTTGCTTACGGATATGGCGAGCAGGGTGAGTCTTAAAGTGTTTACGGTTTCCGGCAAACGCATCCGCACATTTGAACGGATTGACATATCGGGATATCAGGAAATTGCCTGGGACGGCCGGGACGAATGGGGGAATGAACTGGCAAACGGCGTATACTATTTAAAATTTACGGCCGTACAGGGC